One window from the genome of Alkalihalobacillus sp. LMS6 encodes:
- a CDS encoding YtoQ family protein yields MKLNVYLAGEIHSNWRDTIKDLAKQDDLPLTFNGPMENHDKSDKIGEMILGEQPTNIHTDEAASSINNLRTQILMKKSDVVIALFGEEYKQWNTAMDASRAIEAGIPVILIRPEKLHHALKELSNKAQVVVETPEQAVQTLAYIFAEQ; encoded by the coding sequence ATGAAACTAAATGTGTATTTAGCTGGAGAAATTCATTCAAATTGGCGCGACACAATTAAAGATTTAGCAAAGCAAGATGATTTACCTCTAACCTTTAATGGGCCAATGGAAAATCATGATAAAAGTGACAAAATTGGTGAAATGATTTTAGGAGAGCAACCGACAAACATTCACACAGATGAAGCTGCATCAAGTATAAACAATTTACGAACTCAAATCCTTATGAAAAAATCAGACGTTGTCATCGCTTTATTTGGTGAGGAGTACAAGCAATGGAATACTGCTATGGATGCATCGAGGGCCATTGAAGCCGGTATCCCCGTTATTCTAATCCGTCCAGAGAAACTTCACCACGCCCTAAAAGAATTATCAAATAAAGCTCAAGTCGTGGTCGAGACACCTGAACAAGCGGTTCAAACGTTAGCCTATATTTTCGCAGAACAATAA
- a CDS encoding DNA translocase FtsK — protein MNFLNKWFNYFKGQEDENRDEPIHTSTHSEEDVKRPKQTDQKPVEELEDARMTFYYGYSYHNQENNEGQKEKSHPEKAIEANYQKKTSTLRTKTPSRESTYFQGTFKPTTIPSPVHGIQKNMVSDNSDYNWLLRNTRHAQQSFIERMNEKDDSMSNDQEQTSESVQLSQIVEKQSVVETNRLMLASLKEKHVADTEPENQVEEPTVVPKSEEVVEDNEKQPELEMEPEVVASVVESGPDVETAIKEESEIAVIAEEESVTPEVVEPMEEESTRLEEHKVDESPKEIPRKSTSRSSEKKEIPFNVLMLPTDRRKKQQHSRQEERVDHYDAPPLKLLHYPERTTDDDSAWLDEQATLLEETLLSFHVDAKVVNRTKGPAVTRFEIQPAKGVKVNKITNLTDDIKLSLAAKDIRIEAPIPGKNAIGIEVPNRTSTPVMLREILRRDVFRTPSSPLTAALGLDISGNPVVTDLKKMPHGLVAGATGSGKSVCINSILISLLYKASPEDLKLLLVDPKMVELAPYHDVPHLLAPVITDPKQATASLKWVVQEMERRYELFSKTRVRDIEKYNERHEKLPYILVVIDELADLMMVSPQDVEDAICRIAQKARACGIHLLLATQRPSVDVITGLIKANIPTRIAFSVSSQTDSRTILDMGGAERLLGRGDMLFHENGAAKPVRVQGTFVSDDEIEAVIDYAKKQGSPNYAFESEAIEKAFEQTEQEDELFEDVCYFVVEQGSGSASSIQRRFRVGYNRAARLVDMMEARGVISGAMGSKPRTVLVTEDQLNQTFHSKSDLA, from the coding sequence ATGAATTTTTTGAACAAATGGTTCAATTACTTCAAAGGACAAGAAGATGAGAATCGAGATGAACCAATACATACATCCACTCATTCAGAGGAAGATGTAAAACGTCCAAAGCAAACCGATCAAAAGCCAGTTGAAGAGTTAGAAGATGCTAGGATGACGTTTTACTATGGCTATTCGTATCATAATCAAGAGAATAACGAAGGACAAAAGGAAAAGAGTCATCCAGAAAAAGCGATTGAGGCAAATTATCAAAAGAAGACTTCAACGCTAAGAACTAAAACACCGTCACGTGAGTCAACGTATTTTCAAGGAACATTTAAGCCTACAACGATTCCTTCGCCAGTACATGGGATTCAAAAAAACATGGTGAGCGATAATAGCGACTATAACTGGTTATTACGCAATACGAGACACGCGCAGCAAAGCTTTATTGAGCGTATGAACGAAAAAGATGATTCGATGTCTAACGATCAAGAACAAACAAGTGAGTCCGTACAGCTTTCACAAATCGTTGAAAAACAATCTGTAGTTGAAACAAATCGATTGATGCTTGCATCTTTAAAAGAGAAACATGTCGCTGACACAGAACCTGAAAATCAAGTTGAGGAGCCGACCGTTGTTCCAAAATCGGAAGAGGTAGTGGAGGATAACGAAAAGCAGCCTGAACTGGAAATGGAGCCGGAGGTTGTCGCCTCAGTCGTTGAAAGTGGTCCAGATGTAGAAACGGCCATTAAAGAGGAGTCAGAAATAGCGGTTATTGCTGAAGAAGAGTCTGTAACGCCAGAAGTGGTGGAGCCGATGGAAGAAGAAAGCACTCGTTTAGAAGAGCATAAAGTAGATGAATCGCCGAAAGAAATCCCAAGAAAGAGCACATCCAGGTCTTCTGAAAAAAAGGAGATTCCTTTTAATGTCTTAATGCTGCCAACAGATCGACGAAAGAAACAGCAGCATTCACGACAGGAAGAGCGAGTGGATCATTATGATGCGCCACCTCTTAAACTGCTTCATTATCCTGAGAGAACGACAGACGATGATAGCGCTTGGCTAGATGAACAAGCTACATTGCTTGAGGAAACATTGCTTAGCTTTCACGTTGATGCCAAAGTGGTGAATCGAACAAAAGGTCCAGCTGTCACTCGGTTTGAAATTCAACCAGCAAAAGGCGTTAAGGTGAACAAGATTACGAATTTAACAGATGATATTAAGCTGTCTTTAGCTGCAAAAGATATTCGAATTGAAGCGCCGATTCCAGGAAAAAATGCAATCGGAATTGAAGTGCCAAATCGAACGTCTACGCCGGTTATGCTCAGGGAAATTTTGCGAAGAGATGTGTTTCGTACTCCATCCTCTCCGCTTACGGCAGCTTTAGGCCTTGATATATCTGGGAACCCAGTTGTGACTGATTTAAAGAAAATGCCCCACGGTTTAGTGGCAGGCGCAACAGGTTCAGGTAAAAGTGTATGCATTAACTCCATTTTAATTAGTTTGTTATACAAAGCTTCACCAGAAGACTTAAAATTGTTGCTTGTTGATCCTAAAATGGTAGAATTGGCTCCTTATCACGATGTGCCTCATTTATTAGCGCCTGTTATTACTGATCCGAAGCAAGCGACTGCATCGTTGAAATGGGTTGTTCAAGAAATGGAGAGGCGCTATGAGCTCTTTAGTAAAACGCGGGTACGTGATATCGAGAAGTACAACGAAAGACACGAAAAGCTACCATATATTCTTGTAGTTATTGATGAACTAGCTGATTTAATGATGGTATCCCCTCAAGACGTAGAAGATGCCATTTGTCGAATCGCTCAAAAAGCGCGTGCATGCGGGATTCATTTACTTTTAGCAACCCAAAGACCATCTGTAGATGTTATTACAGGGTTAATAAAAGCGAACATCCCGACAAGAATTGCTTTTTCCGTTTCGTCACAAACCGATTCACGAACCATTCTGGACATGGGCGGTGCAGAGCGGTTATTGGGAAGAGGCGACATGCTGTTCCATGAAAATGGTGCAGCGAAACCGGTTCGCGTTCAAGGTACATTTGTATCTGACGACGAAATTGAAGCGGTAATCGACTACGCTAAAAAACAAGGATCGCCAAACTATGCGTTTGAAAGTGAAGCGATAGAGAAAGCGTTTGAACAAACAGAACAAGAAGATGAGTTGTTTGAGGATGTGTGTTATTTTGTCGTGGAACAAGGAAGTGGTTCTGCTTCAAGTATTCAACGCCGCTTTCGCGTTGGCTACAATCGAGCCGCTCGACTCGTGGACATGATGGAAGCAAGAGGCGTTATTTCTGGTGCGATGGGAAGTAAGCCAAGAACCGTGTTAGTAACGGAAGATCAGCTAAATCAAACGTTCCATTCAAAGTCAGATCTAGCTTGA
- the purU gene encoding formyltetrahydrofolate deformylase has protein sequence MHHHENRAILLVTCQDKPGIVAAISTLLFNHHANIVQSDQYSTDHEHGRFFMRVEFEWQKDHAHFEAIQQGLKTLAATHDFTYKLEEAQRKKQMAIFVSKENHCLSELLWKWKAGELYADIPLVISNHPDTQAEVESYGIPFYHIPATKENREEAEAAAIALLKEHNIELVVLARYMQILTSTFVSQFPQRIINIHHSFLPAFIGANPYAKAFERGVKLIGATAHYVTDDLDEGPIIEQDVIRVDHRHSAKDLRIVGRNIERIALARAVQWHLDDRCIVHQNKTILF, from the coding sequence GTGCACCATCACGAAAATCGCGCAATCTTACTTGTAACGTGTCAAGATAAACCAGGCATTGTCGCTGCAATTTCTACATTGCTCTTCAATCATCACGCCAATATTGTTCAATCTGACCAATATTCCACTGACCATGAGCACGGTCGATTTTTTATGAGAGTCGAATTCGAATGGCAAAAAGACCACGCTCATTTTGAAGCGATCCAACAAGGGCTCAAAACGTTGGCTGCCACACATGATTTCACTTATAAATTAGAGGAAGCTCAACGAAAGAAGCAAATGGCCATTTTTGTCTCTAAAGAAAATCATTGTTTGTCTGAACTTTTATGGAAATGGAAAGCGGGCGAATTATACGCAGACATTCCTCTTGTGATTAGCAACCACCCAGATACACAAGCTGAAGTTGAATCGTACGGCATTCCTTTTTATCATATTCCAGCAACAAAAGAAAATAGAGAAGAAGCGGAAGCCGCTGCAATTGCATTGTTAAAAGAGCATAATATTGAGTTAGTCGTATTAGCTCGCTACATGCAAATTTTAACATCAACATTTGTCTCCCAATTCCCGCAGCGCATCATTAACATTCACCATTCGTTTTTGCCTGCGTTCATTGGCGCTAACCCTTACGCAAAAGCATTTGAGCGCGGCGTTAAATTAATTGGTGCTACTGCTCATTACGTGACAGACGACTTAGATGAAGGCCCTATTATTGAACAGGACGTTATTCGCGTTGACCACCGTCACTCTGCGAAAGACTTAAGAATTGTCGGCAGAAATATTGAGCGAATCGCCCTTGCACGAGCCGTTCAATGGCATTTGGATGACCGTTGTATCGTTCATCAAAACAAAACGATTTTATTTTAA
- a CDS encoding DUF1444 domain-containing protein — protein sequence MNLQTFRKQIEDKLQHDGWTIRYDHKESTLRVEDPSINKGVTLALKPLLARWERKEYDSIEEAIRHVRVGLMSMKESVALDGKEKHIFPVIRAASFPEETSDGKKLIFDVHTAETRIYYALDLGETYTLIDEARLADSSLGLKELKEMAMFNIRSLECPVKQDEVAGNTFYFVSANDGYDASRVLDQSFIEKMEQKVKGELAIAIPHQDSLIFADIQNHTGYDVLGQMALQFFRNGRIPVTALPFAVERGELEPVFILAQKKPKDR from the coding sequence TTGAATCTTCAAACCTTTAGAAAACAAATCGAAGACAAATTACAACATGATGGCTGGACCATCCGTTATGACCATAAAGAGAGTACGTTACGTGTAGAAGATCCATCCATTAATAAAGGTGTAACGTTAGCGCTTAAACCATTATTAGCGCGCTGGGAACGAAAAGAGTACGATTCAATTGAAGAAGCGATTCGCCATGTACGAGTTGGGCTTATGTCAATGAAAGAAAGCGTCGCACTTGATGGAAAAGAAAAGCATATTTTTCCGGTTATACGGGCTGCATCTTTTCCAGAAGAAACGTCAGATGGAAAAAAGCTCATCTTTGACGTACACACAGCAGAAACAAGAATTTATTATGCGCTTGATCTAGGTGAAACGTACACGTTAATTGATGAAGCTCGTTTAGCAGACAGCTCTCTAGGGTTAAAAGAATTAAAAGAGATGGCGATGTTTAACATTCGTTCATTAGAGTGTCCAGTGAAGCAAGATGAGGTAGCTGGAAATACGTTTTATTTTGTAAGTGCAAACGATGGCTATGATGCAAGTCGCGTCCTTGATCAATCATTCATTGAAAAAATGGAACAAAAGGTTAAAGGGGAGCTAGCGATTGCAATTCCTCATCAAGATTCACTAATCTTTGCCGATATTCAAAATCACACCGGTTATGACGTTTTAGGACAAATGGCCTTGCAATTTTTCCGAAATGGACGAATCCCGGTTACCGCACTTCCTTTTGCTGTTGAAAGAGGAGAGCTTGAACCTGTATTTATCTTAGCGCAAAAAAAGCCTAAAGACCGATAG
- a CDS encoding phosphotransferase family protein: MELFLGEGWDVLPAGGATGEAYVARHGDYQLFIKRNSSPFLAVLSAEGIVPKLLWTKRLESGDVITAQRWIQGRELKAKEMRKASTAKLLANIHDSADLLDMFTRMGNKPLVPSVMIENMHLQVSLYGLDNPLIDKGLSELERLLQRLDDTKYAVCHGDINHNNWMRDEHENLYLIDWDGATVADPALDLGLLLYTYIPEDEWADWLAVYGERLTDSLRLRMYWYVVANSISEFLWHYSRNNEDQVRSYEKNLSYLINSSSYQR, encoded by the coding sequence GTGGAATTGTTTTTAGGAGAAGGCTGGGATGTCTTACCCGCTGGAGGCGCAACTGGTGAAGCATACGTTGCTAGACATGGCGACTATCAATTATTCATAAAGCGAAATTCATCTCCTTTTCTTGCGGTTCTTTCTGCTGAAGGAATTGTCCCGAAATTATTGTGGACGAAGAGGTTAGAAAGTGGTGACGTCATTACGGCACAGCGCTGGATTCAAGGGAGGGAACTTAAAGCGAAGGAAATGAGGAAAGCAAGTACAGCAAAATTGCTTGCAAATATTCATGATTCTGCTGACTTGCTTGATATGTTTACAAGGATGGGGAATAAACCGTTAGTTCCATCTGTAATGATTGAAAACATGCATTTGCAAGTATCGCTTTATGGACTTGATAACCCGTTAATTGATAAAGGCTTAAGCGAACTTGAGCGTTTACTTCAGCGATTAGATGACACTAAGTATGCAGTTTGTCACGGAGATATTAACCATAATAATTGGATGCGTGATGAACATGAGAATTTATATTTAATTGATTGGGACGGTGCGACCGTTGCTGATCCCGCTCTTGATTTAGGTCTATTGTTATATACGTATATCCCTGAAGATGAGTGGGCCGATTGGTTAGCCGTGTATGGCGAGCGGTTAACAGATTCCTTGCGATTAAGAATGTACTGGTATGTTGTGGCAAATAGCATTTCAGAGTTTCTTTGGCACTATAGTCGAAATAACGAAGATCAAGTACGTAGCTATGAAAAAAATTTGTCTTATTTAATCAATAGCTCATCTTATCAGAGATGA
- a CDS encoding M42 family metallopeptidase, with protein sequence MNDQTKQLFQSLTELVGPPGFEHDVRAFVKKELSKHTDEIIQDKLGSTFGVLRGNEEGPRVMVAGHMDEVGFMVTSINEKGLIKFQTLGGWWSQVLLAQRVQIMTDNGPIIGVIGSTPPHLLQDSQRSKPMPIEEMYIDIGADDRDDCLSIGIKPGQPIALECPFTPMANPKKIMAKAWDNRYGVGLAIELLKELKGETVPNLLFSGATVQEEVGLRGAATAAHMIQPDLSYVLDASPANDATGGKDAFGHLGKGALVRIHDRTMITHKGMRDFVLDTAEANNIPYQFFISPGGTDAGRIHTSGDGVPSAVIGVCARYIHTSSSILHIDDYAAAKELLVKLVRSTDKSTYESLTSYV encoded by the coding sequence ATGAACGATCAAACAAAACAATTATTTCAGTCTTTAACCGAACTTGTAGGACCGCCAGGCTTTGAGCATGATGTTCGAGCATTCGTTAAAAAAGAATTATCGAAACATACCGACGAAATTATTCAAGATAAATTAGGCAGCACGTTTGGTGTCTTACGTGGTAATGAAGAAGGCCCAAGAGTAATGGTAGCTGGACACATGGATGAAGTGGGATTCATGGTGACTTCAATCAATGAAAAAGGACTAATTAAATTTCAAACATTAGGTGGCTGGTGGTCGCAAGTCCTTCTAGCACAGCGCGTACAAATCATGACCGATAATGGACCGATTATTGGAGTAATTGGTTCAACACCACCGCATTTGCTGCAAGATTCGCAGCGTTCAAAGCCCATGCCAATTGAAGAAATGTATATTGATATTGGCGCTGATGATCGAGACGATTGTCTATCGATAGGGATTAAGCCTGGACAGCCAATCGCTCTTGAATGCCCGTTTACGCCAATGGCGAACCCTAAAAAAATTATGGCAAAAGCTTGGGACAACCGTTACGGTGTCGGTCTAGCCATTGAATTGTTAAAAGAGCTTAAAGGAGAAACCGTACCAAATTTGCTCTTCTCTGGTGCAACCGTACAGGAAGAAGTCGGTTTGAGAGGTGCAGCAACAGCGGCACATATGATTCAACCTGATTTGAGCTATGTGCTTGATGCAAGTCCAGCTAATGATGCAACTGGTGGAAAAGATGCATTTGGTCATTTAGGCAAAGGTGCGCTAGTTCGGATTCATGACCGCACAATGATTACACATAAAGGGATGCGTGATTTTGTACTTGATACGGCAGAAGCAAATAACATTCCGTATCAGTTCTTCATCTCACCAGGTGGAACGGATGCAGGTCGCATTCATACGTCTGGCGATGGTGTTCCTTCAGCTGTCATTGGCGTATGTGCGCGCTATATTCATACATCTTCATCAATTTTACACATTGATGATTATGCTGCGGCAAAAGAATTGTTAGTCAAACTTGTCCGTTCCACTGATAAGTCAACGTATGAAAGTTTAACGTCGTACGTATGA
- a CDS encoding SDR family NAD(P)-dependent oxidoreductase, producing the protein MKNRLVVVTGGANGIGKAVSQAFAKEGHRVITIDKEKQTWEQERVVPLQADLADYEQVQATMNHISEEFGTPTVLINNVGVSTFKDFFELTIDEWNHVLQTNVTSTFLLSQGFAKKMKKEENPAAIINISSTRAYMSEPDSEAYATSKGGIVALTHAMAVSLQDTTISVNAIAPGWIHTGDVEELREVDHRQHPSKRVGTPNDIAQACLFLADPKNNFINGETLTIDGGMTRKMIYEH; encoded by the coding sequence GTGAAAAACCGTTTAGTCGTTGTAACAGGTGGTGCGAATGGGATTGGCAAAGCTGTATCTCAAGCATTTGCAAAAGAAGGGCATCGTGTCATTACGATTGATAAAGAGAAGCAAACATGGGAACAAGAACGTGTAGTACCGTTGCAAGCGGATTTAGCAGATTATGAACAAGTGCAAGCAACTATGAACCACATTTCAGAAGAGTTTGGAACGCCTACTGTATTAATTAACAATGTTGGAGTCTCGACATTTAAAGATTTTTTTGAGTTAACCATTGATGAGTGGAACCATGTGCTGCAAACAAATGTAACAAGTACATTTTTACTCTCTCAAGGGTTTGCAAAAAAGATGAAAAAGGAGGAAAATCCTGCTGCGATCATTAACATTTCATCAACGCGTGCTTATATGTCTGAACCAGATTCAGAAGCATATGCGACCTCTAAAGGGGGGATTGTGGCGCTAACACATGCGATGGCCGTCTCTCTTCAAGATACAACCATCTCCGTCAATGCTATTGCACCTGGATGGATCCATACAGGCGATGTTGAAGAGTTAAGAGAGGTTGATCACCGCCAGCATCCATCGAAGCGTGTGGGTACACCAAATGATATTGCACAGGCTTGTTTATTTTTAGCGGATCCTAAAAATAACTTTATTAATGGTGAAACGCTCACAATTGATGGGGGTATGACAAGAAAAATGATTTATGAGCATTAA
- a CDS encoding DUF84 family protein, translating into MMTLAVGTKNPAKVHAVKDVLIKEPILISSIPSPSGVRDQPLSSEETRKGALNRAESARQAEDADLGIGLEGGVMRVEGIYYLCNWGVLVTRDGRIYPASGLSLPLPKTFNDSLESGIELSHIIGIQIGKKDGAIGLLTNGRVTRKQMFAQLVESCYGMYKFEQRPTLH; encoded by the coding sequence ATGATGACGCTAGCAGTAGGGACAAAAAACCCTGCGAAAGTGCACGCTGTTAAAGATGTACTAATAAAAGAACCTATTCTCATTTCCTCGATTCCATCTCCTTCAGGAGTAAGGGATCAACCTTTATCAAGTGAAGAAACGCGAAAAGGGGCATTGAATCGAGCTGAAAGCGCAAGACAAGCGGAGGACGCTGACTTAGGAATTGGCCTTGAAGGTGGCGTGATGCGCGTTGAAGGCATTTATTATCTTTGCAATTGGGGTGTTTTAGTGACCCGAGATGGTCGTATTTACCCAGCTTCAGGTTTAAGTTTGCCGTTGCCTAAAACATTTAATGATTCGCTAGAGTCAGGGATAGAGCTTTCCCATATTATTGGCATTCAAATTGGTAAAAAAGATGGAGCAATCGGATTGCTAACAAATGGTCGCGTAACGCGTAAACAAATGTTTGCACAGCTTGTAGAGAGTTGTTACGGCATGTATAAATTTGAACAGCGTCCTACACTCCATTGA
- a CDS encoding thioredoxin family protein, whose protein sequence is MEHVASVEEFNKIKESETAVFLFSANWCPDCRVIEPFLPRLEVDYPTFTFYYVDRDKLIDVCIDHDVFGIPSFLAFSNGEELARFVSKDRKTEDEIQTFLTEAEAKVG, encoded by the coding sequence ATGGAACATGTAGCAAGCGTTGAAGAATTTAACAAAATTAAAGAATCGGAGACAGCCGTTTTTCTATTCTCAGCTAATTGGTGTCCAGATTGCCGAGTGATTGAGCCGTTTCTACCTCGACTGGAAGTAGATTACCCGACGTTTACGTTTTATTATGTAGACCGTGACAAACTTATCGATGTTTGCATCGATCATGATGTGTTCGGAATACCAAGCTTCCTTGCTTTTTCAAACGGTGAAGAGTTAGCACGATTTGTTTCTAAAGACCGTAAGACAGAAGATGAAATTCAAACGTTTCTAACAGAAGCAGAAGCAAAAGTAGGCTAG
- the ytpR gene encoding YtpR family tRNA-binding protein: MNAFYNKKGIGDVLLLVKEQASIDDRLVEQHGDFVQIKNRTTGALAGINVLHASNYGEVDGEGAIELTKDIEALVQKAASENGQTVDLNFEQKPLFVVGHVESCEQHPNADKLSVCQVDLGDEKSQIVCGAPNIAAGQKVVVAKVGAIMPSGLVIKEAKLRGEASHGMICSAKELGLKDAPAEKGILVLPDDKEIGSAYL; encoded by the coding sequence ATGAACGCATTTTATAACAAAAAAGGAATTGGCGATGTCTTATTGCTTGTTAAGGAACAAGCTTCCATTGATGACCGTCTTGTGGAACAGCATGGAGACTTTGTCCAAATAAAAAATCGAACAACAGGTGCGCTAGCTGGTATTAATGTGCTACATGCATCGAATTACGGAGAAGTAGACGGGGAAGGCGCTATTGAATTAACGAAAGATATTGAAGCGCTCGTACAAAAAGCTGCGTCAGAAAATGGACAAACCGTTGATTTAAATTTTGAGCAAAAGCCACTATTTGTAGTGGGTCATGTAGAGAGTTGTGAACAGCATCCGAACGCTGATAAACTATCTGTTTGTCAAGTGGATCTAGGTGATGAAAAATCACAGATTGTGTGTGGAGCACCAAATATTGCTGCAGGTCAAAAAGTCGTTGTGGCAAAGGTTGGTGCCATTATGCCTAGTGGATTGGTTATTAAAGAAGCAAAACTACGTGGAGAAGCGTCTCATGGGATGATTTGTTCTGCAAAAGAACTAGGGTTAAAAGATGCTCCTGCTGAAAAAGGCATTCTCGTATTGCCAGATGACAAGGAAATTGGATCTGCATATTTATAA
- a CDS encoding PTS transporter subunit IIC: MKAFLAKKGVQPSLRTYFIKAMGQMTFGLFATLIIGIIIRTIGEQIQIEQMIELGQFTMDLYGAAIGAAVALALVAPNFVVLATIVCGAAGAFYGGPAGSFLAAIVGAEIGKIVAGETKIDILVTPIATIVSGYTVAFLLGAPIQFLMVSIGDAITWATTQQPLIMSGVVAVLMGWALTAPISSAAIAIMLDVQGPVAAAAAIGCAGQMVGFAVASYRDNRISGLLSIGIGTSMLLVPHIIRNPRILIPPTVASLVAAPVGTMVFGLINNAAGAGMGTSGLVGPIMTFTEMGFTWLIFTQVVVCYVGIPAVVALVVSEWMRKKGWIKKNDMNLLEG; the protein is encoded by the coding sequence ATGAAAGCTTTTTTAGCGAAAAAAGGGGTTCAACCGTCGTTACGTACTTATTTTATTAAAGCGATGGGACAAATGACGTTTGGTTTGTTTGCGACATTAATTATTGGTATTATTATTCGAACAATTGGAGAACAAATTCAAATTGAGCAAATGATTGAACTTGGTCAATTTACGATGGACCTATATGGAGCAGCAATTGGTGCTGCGGTCGCTCTCGCACTGGTTGCACCTAATTTCGTCGTACTAGCAACAATTGTCTGTGGTGCTGCAGGTGCGTTTTATGGAGGGCCTGCTGGCAGTTTTTTAGCAGCTATAGTGGGAGCAGAAATAGGAAAAATTGTTGCAGGAGAAACAAAGATTGATATTCTCGTTACACCGATTGCGACAATTGTATCTGGGTATACCGTTGCATTTCTTTTAGGCGCGCCAATCCAGTTCTTAATGGTGTCGATTGGTGATGCGATTACGTGGGCGACAACTCAGCAACCGCTTATTATGAGTGGTGTTGTTGCGGTTTTAATGGGGTGGGCACTAACGGCGCCTATCTCTAGTGCTGCCATAGCAATCATGCTTGATGTACAAGGGCCTGTCGCCGCAGCTGCTGCGATTGGTTGTGCGGGACAAATGGTCGGTTTTGCGGTTGCTAGTTATCGAGATAATCGAATAAGCGGGCTACTTTCAATTGGTATTGGCACATCGATGCTGTTAGTGCCGCATATTATTCGAAACCCTCGCATTCTCATTCCGCCAACAGTGGCAAGTTTAGTTGCTGCTCCAGTTGGGACAATGGTCTTCGGTTTAATAAATAATGCAGCTGGAGCTGGAATGGGCACGAGTGGGTTAGTCGGACCGATTATGACTTTTACAGAAATGGGCTTTACGTGGTTGATTTTCACTCAAGTTGTAGTATGCTATGTAGGAATACCAGCGGTCGTTGCGCTCGTTGTATCTGAGTGGATGAGAAAAAAAGGCTGGATAAAAAAGAACGACATGAATCTTTTAGAAGGTTAA
- the trmB gene encoding tRNA (guanosine(46)-N7)-methyltransferase TrmB, with protein MRLRHKPWAREELNKRPTIVIQEPALQKGNWKDIFGNNNPIHIEVGTGKGQFITKMGQAHPEVNFIGVERYESVLITAMENIEGAGVSNVKLLSEDVGDLTEFFSAGEINRLFINFTDPWPKNRHEKRRLTHEHYLSMYREVLDAQGEIHFKTDNQRLFEYSLHSMSSYGLSFKNVSLDLHNSEMEGNIMTEYEEKFSAKGDRIYRLEATFS; from the coding sequence ATGCGTTTAAGACATAAACCGTGGGCAAGAGAGGAATTGAATAAACGACCAACGATTGTCATTCAAGAACCAGCTTTACAAAAAGGAAATTGGAAAGACATTTTTGGAAACAACAATCCAATTCATATTGAAGTTGGAACAGGGAAGGGTCAGTTTATAACGAAGATGGGACAAGCTCACCCCGAAGTGAATTTCATAGGCGTAGAGCGATACGAGAGTGTTCTTATTACAGCAATGGAAAACATAGAAGGCGCTGGGGTTTCAAACGTTAAGCTTTTAAGTGAAGATGTTGGCGATTTAACTGAATTTTTTTCAGCTGGAGAAATTAATCGATTGTTTATTAATTTTACGGACCCTTGGCCAAAAAATCGCCATGAGAAAAGACGTCTGACGCACGAACATTATTTGAGTATGTATCGCGAGGTGCTGGATGCTCAAGGAGAGATTCATTTTAAAACCGATAACCAAAGGCTATTTGAATACTCCCTTCATAGCATGTCTAGCTATGGGCTATCATTTAAAAATGTGAGCCTTGATCTCCATAATAGCGAGATGGAAGGCAATATTATGACAGAATATGAAGAGAAATTTTCTGCTAAAGGTGATCGGATTTATCGGTTAGAAGCAACGTTTTCATAA
- a CDS encoding YtzH-like family protein: MPLSTNHKLSLIKDLLLSQQTEHFLTHNEHEQLTQLLSNVAQDQSLDSSLSDTISQISSATETDTFDSQTINSWLEQL, encoded by the coding sequence ATGCCTTTATCAACAAATCATAAACTTTCGTTAATTAAAGACTTATTACTCAGTCAGCAAACCGAGCATTTCCTCACTCATAACGAGCACGAACAACTGACGCAGCTCTTGTCAAATGTCGCTCAAGATCAATCGCTTGATTCGAGCCTTTCTGATACGATCTCGCAAATTTCAAGCGCAACAGAGACCGACACATTCGATTCTCAAACCATTAATAGTTGGCTTGAACAATTATAA